A genomic stretch from Shewanella sediminis HAW-EB3 includes:
- a CDS encoding sensor domain-containing diguanylate cyclase has translation MKAISGSSNFSTSIIRRRYYWIFTLFFLLFGSLVAVITSLINYNIQYTNIESEIREKVAAEKAIKHDLLYEFMQHAENVVGAIAASELTIKYVTTNSPDAHRNLNHLLLAATMSNDSFMQLRFIESSGMEAARVDRIKGEDTPVIIPKPLLQNKQDRYYFREAAPLSDGTYWHSHFDLNMEHGQIEIPIRPTFRIATPVFSQDVFSGLIIANISLDPLLSTLGASSDFDIYIIDKEGEFILHPLPEQGWSRYLPNRSNVFTQFPEFGNSVLEVKDTHKGDHFTFQISEILKNHDEAFVMAVPRKSLLAKFKKNNMLTAGLTALTVLLVSLVLSGLVAIIPARLQRKLTDAYFKIKNYAEIINRYVITSSTDRAGHILSTSAACSEVYGFSAEEMKGKRHNIVKHPDTPAETHEDIWRTILQGKTWHGEIKDKAKNGNSFWLNHVITPDFDDNGKIVGFTSVSHDITDRKEIERLSVTDTLTGLNNRRRLDELFINEFDRFNRYERQFSMILLDVDHFKQVNDKFGHKVGDKVLIEMGEILASSVRKNDLLGRWGGEEFLLICPETSIDGAIDLAEKIRKIIEDTDFPEIGSVTASFGVTVSIKDDSDEDMFIRADNALYTAKRDGRNCVVQLTR, from the coding sequence ATGAAGGCGATTTCGGGCAGTTCAAATTTTTCCACCTCAATAATACGAAGGCGGTATTATTGGATATTTACGCTTTTTTTCCTGCTGTTTGGTAGCTTAGTTGCGGTGATCACCTCCTTGATTAACTACAACATTCAATATACCAATATTGAAAGTGAGATCCGTGAAAAGGTGGCCGCAGAAAAGGCCATTAAACATGACTTGCTTTATGAATTTATGCAGCATGCAGAAAATGTGGTTGGTGCAATCGCGGCTAGCGAGTTAACAATCAAATATGTAACGACAAACAGTCCCGATGCACATCGTAACCTCAATCACCTTCTGCTTGCCGCCACAATGTCTAATGATTCATTTATGCAACTGCGTTTCATCGAATCATCGGGAATGGAGGCGGCCAGGGTCGATCGAATTAAAGGTGAAGATACGCCAGTCATCATCCCTAAACCCTTGCTTCAGAATAAACAAGATAGGTACTACTTCAGAGAGGCTGCACCCTTATCGGATGGGACATATTGGCATTCACACTTTGACCTGAATATGGAGCACGGTCAGATTGAGATACCTATTCGTCCAACATTTCGTATTGCGACCCCGGTATTTTCACAAGATGTGTTTTCGGGTTTGATCATTGCGAACATCTCTCTCGATCCGCTCTTGTCCACACTCGGTGCATCATCCGACTTCGATATCTATATCATAGATAAGGAGGGGGAGTTTATTCTTCATCCCTTACCTGAGCAGGGCTGGAGTCGATACCTTCCTAATCGTTCTAACGTGTTCACGCAATTTCCTGAGTTCGGAAATTCTGTTTTAGAGGTGAAAGATACCCATAAGGGGGATCATTTCACCTTCCAGATAAGCGAGATCCTTAAGAACCATGACGAAGCGTTTGTTATGGCCGTCCCGCGCAAGAGTCTGCTTGCTAAATTCAAGAAAAATAACATGTTAACTGCGGGCCTTACCGCGCTTACTGTGCTGCTGGTTTCATTAGTTCTGTCGGGCTTAGTAGCCATTATTCCTGCTAGGTTACAGAGAAAACTGACCGACGCGTATTTTAAAATTAAAAATTATGCCGAGATCATTAATAGATATGTCATCACATCATCGACAGACAGAGCGGGCCATATCTTGTCTACCAGCGCCGCCTGCAGCGAGGTGTATGGTTTCTCGGCCGAAGAGATGAAGGGAAAGAGACACAATATTGTAAAACACCCGGATACTCCCGCCGAAACCCATGAGGATATATGGCGAACGATTCTGCAGGGAAAAACATGGCACGGGGAAATTAAAGATAAAGCTAAGAATGGCAACAGCTTCTGGCTTAACCATGTGATCACTCCTGATTTTGACGATAACGGCAAGATTGTAGGTTTTACCTCGGTAAGTCACGATATTACGGATAGAAAGGAGATCGAGCGTTTGTCAGTTACGGACACACTTACCGGACTCAATAACCGTCGTCGACTCGATGAGCTGTTTATTAATGAATTTGATCGCTTCAATCGATATGAGCGTCAATTTAGTATGATCTTGCTCGATGTCGATCACTTTAAACAGGTTAACGATAAATTTGGTCATAAGGTTGGTGACAAAGTCCTGATCGAGATGGGAGAGATCTTGGCTTCGAGTGTCCGTAAAAATGATCTGCTGGGCCGGTGGGGCGGCGAAGAATTTCTGCTTATTTGTCCCGAAACCTCCATCGATGGTGCGATAGATCTGGCTGAAAAAATACGCAAAATCATCGAAGACACTGATTTTCCGGAAATCGGCAGTGTGACCGCCAGTTTCGGAGTGACAGTTTCGATAAAGGATGACAGTGACGAGGATATGTTTATTCGCGCAGATAATGCCTTGTATACGGCTAAGCGAGATGGTCGAAACTGTGTCGTTCAATTAACCCGATGA
- the recD gene encoding exodeoxyribonuclease V subunit alpha yields the protein MIQSTQPIKALLKVWESERLITPLDRHFALEMAQLHKIKLHKTEHADHTYSELFLLICALLSRQLSQQHTCLPIHQIMLDNPMQEPISNCQILCSHNEIIEILAQFNAISSPGLEQASSPSTPIILDNGDLYLQRYYQFETQVASYLTLLADVEINEQPTEINHTRSTLEMLFPQSDEMGATDFDWQKIATATAFTKRLAVITGGPGTGKTTTVTKLLFLLTQQAAMTIRLVAPTGKAAARLSESIKASKVRLKMELAPFADQIDLTSLSRVPEEASTLHRLLGVIPNSPKFRHHKDNPLRLDLLVVDEASMVDLPMMHKLLSALPTHARLILLGDQDQLASVEAGAVLADICAGLKQKNTRTNASDAKWQMRYSSDYAGYLSTLSGFDLSPFISQSPKIGDSLCMLMHSHRFKGDAGIGQLAGAVNNSDKGRIMQVWQTGYDELLWIEHLKTNAGNSGLDALLTQAVEHYRRYLEMAKDDNKDASEIIDCYNEFRVLCAMRAGEYGVDGINQGVTAALKQAKLISADTEFYPGRPVIIQSNDYNLGLFNGDIGLILPDDLNTVSDHLAQDGDTAKHSARLMAHFIQADGSILKVLPARLPSHDTCFAMTVHKSQGSEFANVALVLPIWPSPAQKQLLTKELVYTAITRAKLHFTCLGSQAVFEHASLQATQRSSGLARRLWG from the coding sequence ATGATCCAGTCAACACAGCCAATCAAAGCCCTGCTGAAAGTCTGGGAGTCTGAGCGATTAATTACACCACTGGACAGACACTTCGCACTCGAGATGGCTCAGCTACATAAGATTAAGCTACACAAGACAGAACACGCTGACCACACATATAGTGAACTATTTCTGCTTATCTGTGCCCTATTGAGTCGACAGCTTTCTCAGCAGCACACCTGCCTGCCGATACATCAGATTATGCTCGATAATCCGATGCAGGAGCCGATATCAAATTGTCAGATACTGTGCAGCCACAATGAAATCATTGAGATATTAGCGCAGTTCAATGCAATTAGTTCACCGGGTTTGGAGCAAGCCAGCTCACCTTCAACACCGATAATTTTAGACAATGGCGATCTGTACCTGCAGCGCTATTATCAGTTCGAGACTCAAGTCGCGAGTTACCTCACCCTGTTAGCCGATGTTGAAATAAATGAGCAGCCCACAGAGATCAATCATACCCGCAGCACATTAGAGATGCTGTTCCCCCAAAGCGATGAGATGGGTGCCACCGACTTTGACTGGCAAAAAATAGCAACGGCTACCGCCTTTACCAAACGTTTAGCGGTAATAACCGGTGGCCCGGGCACGGGTAAAACCACCACGGTAACTAAATTGCTGTTTTTACTGACACAGCAAGCGGCCATGACCATACGATTAGTTGCGCCGACGGGTAAGGCTGCCGCGCGATTGAGTGAGTCAATCAAAGCCTCGAAGGTGCGCCTGAAAATGGAACTGGCACCGTTTGCCGACCAAATTGATTTAACCAGCTTGAGCCGGGTACCGGAGGAGGCCTCCACCCTGCACCGCTTGCTTGGCGTGATCCCGAACTCCCCCAAATTCAGGCACCATAAAGATAACCCCCTCAGGCTGGATCTGCTCGTTGTAGATGAAGCCTCTATGGTCGACCTGCCCATGATGCACAAGCTGCTCTCGGCGCTCCCCACACATGCCAGACTCATTCTACTGGGCGATCAAGATCAGTTAGCCTCGGTGGAAGCCGGGGCCGTGTTAGCAGACATCTGTGCTGGATTAAAACAGAAAAATACCAGAACAAATGCCAGTGATGCCAAGTGGCAGATGCGATATTCGAGCGACTATGCCGGGTATCTTTCTACATTATCAGGGTTTGACCTTAGCCCCTTTATCAGCCAGTCACCTAAGATTGGCGATAGCCTGTGTATGCTGATGCACAGCCACAGATTTAAAGGAGATGCAGGCATAGGTCAACTGGCAGGTGCGGTCAATAACTCAGACAAAGGCCGAATTATGCAGGTATGGCAAACCGGATATGATGAGCTATTGTGGATTGAACACCTGAAAACCAATGCAGGCAATTCGGGGCTAGATGCACTACTCACCCAAGCGGTGGAGCATTATCGGCGATATCTCGAGATGGCTAAAGATGACAACAAAGATGCCAGTGAAATCATCGATTGTTATAACGAGTTTCGAGTATTATGTGCCATGCGGGCGGGCGAGTATGGTGTCGATGGCATCAATCAGGGTGTGACCGCCGCACTGAAGCAGGCCAAACTTATCAGTGCCGACACCGAGTTTTATCCGGGCCGCCCGGTGATAATCCAAAGCAACGATTATAACCTGGGGCTATTTAACGGCGATATTGGCCTTATCTTACCGGATGACTTAAACACGGTATCAGATCATTTAGCCCAAGATGGCGATACGGCGAAACACTCTGCCCGCCTGATGGCACACTTTATTCAGGCCGATGGCAGTATCTTAAAGGTGCTACCCGCACGCCTTCCAAGCCACGATACCTGCTTTGCCATGACGGTACATAAGAGCCAGGGCAGCGAGTTTGCCAATGTAGCGCTCGTGCTGCCCATCTGGCCCAGCCCGGCCCAAAAACAGTTGCTGACAAAGGAACTGGTTTATACGGCCATCACCCGCGCCAAGCTGCATTTTACCTGCCTGGGCTCACAAGCCGTTTTCGAGCATGCCAGCCTGCAGGCCACTCAACGCTCGTCCGGGCTTGCGAGACGTTTATGGGGATAG
- the recB gene encoding exodeoxyribonuclease V subunit beta: MSSTHREASPENSPALSPKDGPDVTKGRSKPLDTLTLPFGGSRLIEASAGTGKTFTIAGLYVRLLLGHEIEKPLSCEQILVVTFTNAATGELRDRIRRKIQLAYRRFIGLETDDDLIESLYRLTPESERHLALKRLDLALKSLDEASIFTIHGFCQRILADMAFESSLLFESEFTLDDSEFLHHAVRDFWREQCYPLPEYLAEIIQKKFADPDALSKQLRPLLGASQASAQPVPQEFTKLQQTLTQSLSRLKLIWPRERDAIETLLHALPLSGVRFGKKADAYPKLAIMLDAMDNWCKFSNSLPPMKVMESLSLSELKLNKGGEVPTPEQAPVLDHIERLCALIKDFIPSFLFCARNGISARFAQQKSERNLLTPDDLLITLEQALRPNQEEVSGQAISLANTIAKRFPVALIDEFQDTDPLQFAIFNRIYQQPSVDAMGSDDSLIAIDEATAGTSSKNLSLLMIGDPKQAIYAFRGADIHTYIQAREQTSEHYNLDTNYRSSRNMILAVNALFENRDDAFISQAIPFESVLPSPFADNKVLVEKSTTTSALKIKLLSEDPEKGLNKTTARKHLAEDAASEIARLLTESQDGECTISEKPLKAKDIAVLVRDRNEAAVIKESLSNRQIGAVFLSRDSVFNTLEAREMALVLHALATPKDERALRSALATSLLGYNALAIHGFNQDEMVRQTLLEQFDGLHHNWLRRGVMPALLNLANETKLIERLLQSEDGERRLTDFRHLAELLQQKATELDGISALVNWYEQALIENHANEEAQLRLESEQNLVQIVTIHKSKGLEYPVCFIPFVSLARDNRRKPAPMLYHENNKLVWDIEQSDEGWERHKRENLAEDLRLLYVAMTRPVYQCYLYIANHCRFTKKAGITSQLHETGIGYLLGIEEKACEFSLIETSAKRLMSEAISVCEMADDVSSQVLEKMSDDQELLAPKVLKRRLYTPWRVGSYSGLVKDLPHERVLPGADDEAFPELEEIKDELDPLPSRFTFERGANAGSFMHLVLELIDFTQAENGLTEQLPVAMERYGIDESWLDVLTHWYLDLLDAPIVQDGSLKLGQLTNNQKLVEMEFYLPIAALKADKLNALLQEYGYSAGLNFESLKGMLKGFIDLTFEHQGQFYIADYKSNHLGDDFTHYGPDSMRGAIRSHRYDLQYIIYTLALHRYLSLRMPDYDYDRHIGGSYYLFLRGMSVGAPMSGVFYDKPAKGLIESLDALFDDEQTESDAPSAQTAQAQIEQTELKL; this comes from the coding sequence ATGTCATCGACTCATAGAGAAGCTAGCCCCGAAAACAGCCCTGCGCTTAGCCCTAAGGATGGCCCAGACGTGACTAAAGGCCGCTCTAAGCCCCTCGATACTCTCACCCTGCCCTTTGGCGGTAGCCGCTTAATTGAAGCCAGTGCAGGAACCGGTAAAACCTTCACCATCGCCGGTCTGTATGTGCGTCTGTTGCTGGGCCATGAGATAGAAAAGCCACTGAGCTGCGAGCAGATTCTGGTAGTCACCTTTACCAATGCCGCCACGGGAGAGCTAAGGGATCGAATTCGCCGCAAAATTCAGCTGGCCTACCGCCGCTTTATCGGCCTGGAAACCGATGATGATCTGATTGAATCTCTCTATCGACTCACGCCCGAGAGTGAACGCCATCTGGCACTTAAGCGTCTGGATTTAGCCCTCAAGTCACTCGATGAAGCGTCTATCTTTACCATACATGGTTTTTGTCAGCGAATTTTGGCCGACATGGCGTTCGAGTCATCCCTGCTGTTCGAGTCAGAGTTCACCTTAGATGACAGCGAGTTTCTGCACCACGCCGTGCGCGACTTCTGGCGTGAGCAGTGCTACCCATTGCCTGAGTATCTGGCCGAGATAATTCAGAAGAAATTTGCCGATCCCGATGCGCTATCCAAGCAGCTAAGGCCGCTGCTGGGCGCAAGCCAGGCCAGCGCTCAGCCGGTGCCGCAAGAGTTTACAAAACTGCAGCAAACGCTCACTCAAAGCTTAAGTCGTCTAAAACTTATCTGGCCCCGCGAGCGGGACGCTATCGAGACCTTGCTGCATGCTTTACCGCTGAGCGGCGTGAGATTCGGAAAAAAAGCTGACGCTTACCCTAAGCTCGCTATCATGCTCGATGCCATGGATAACTGGTGCAAATTCAGCAACAGTTTACCGCCAATGAAGGTGATGGAGAGTCTGTCGCTGAGTGAGCTTAAGCTTAACAAGGGGGGCGAAGTGCCCACGCCGGAGCAAGCGCCGGTACTCGATCATATCGAGCGCCTGTGTGCGCTTATCAAAGATTTTATTCCAAGCTTTCTCTTTTGCGCACGAAACGGTATCTCGGCTCGCTTTGCCCAGCAAAAATCTGAGCGTAACCTGCTGACGCCCGACGATCTGCTGATCACCCTGGAACAAGCCCTGCGTCCAAACCAGGAAGAGGTGAGTGGACAAGCAATAAGTCTGGCCAACACCATAGCCAAACGTTTTCCTGTGGCCCTTATCGATGAATTCCAGGATACAGATCCGCTGCAATTTGCTATCTTCAACCGGATATACCAACAGCCCTCTGTCGATGCAATGGGCTCTGATGACTCGCTGATAGCCATCGATGAAGCCACAGCAGGAACCTCATCGAAAAATCTGAGTCTCTTGATGATTGGCGACCCGAAACAGGCGATCTATGCCTTCAGGGGCGCCGATATACACACCTATATTCAGGCGCGCGAGCAAACATCCGAGCACTATAATCTCGATACTAATTACCGCTCCAGCCGTAACATGATTTTGGCGGTCAATGCCCTGTTTGAGAATCGTGATGATGCCTTTATCAGCCAGGCCATCCCATTTGAATCGGTGCTGCCCTCCCCCTTTGCCGACAACAAAGTATTAGTCGAGAAATCGACCACTACATCGGCCCTGAAAATTAAACTGCTTAGCGAAGATCCCGAAAAAGGCCTCAATAAAACCACCGCCAGAAAGCATTTAGCCGAAGATGCTGCCAGCGAAATCGCACGGCTTCTCACCGAATCGCAAGATGGTGAGTGTACGATTAGTGAAAAGCCGCTCAAGGCCAAAGATATCGCGGTGCTGGTACGTGACAGAAATGAAGCCGCGGTGATCAAAGAGTCACTGTCGAACAGGCAAATTGGTGCGGTATTCCTTAGCCGGGACAGTGTATTTAACACCCTCGAAGCCCGAGAAATGGCGCTGGTACTGCACGCCTTGGCCACCCCAAAAGATGAGCGCGCCCTGCGTTCGGCCTTGGCGACCTCCCTGCTCGGTTATAACGCCCTGGCTATTCATGGCTTTAATCAGGATGAGATGGTAAGACAAACCCTGCTGGAGCAATTTGATGGCCTGCATCATAACTGGCTAAGACGCGGCGTCATGCCCGCACTCTTGAATTTGGCCAACGAAACCAAGCTTATCGAACGCCTGCTTCAAAGCGAAGATGGTGAGCGCCGTCTGACCGATTTCAGGCACCTTGCCGAGCTGTTACAGCAAAAGGCCACCGAACTCGATGGGATCAGTGCCCTGGTCAACTGGTACGAGCAAGCCCTTATCGAGAACCATGCCAATGAAGAGGCGCAGCTCAGACTCGAAAGTGAGCAGAACCTGGTACAGATTGTCACCATACATAAGAGTAAGGGGCTCGAGTATCCTGTCTGTTTTATCCCCTTCGTCAGCTTAGCCCGGGATAATCGCCGTAAACCTGCGCCTATGCTCTACCATGAAAATAACAAGCTTGTGTGGGATATAGAGCAGAGCGATGAGGGTTGGGAGCGGCATAAGCGGGAAAATCTCGCCGAGGATCTGCGCCTGTTGTATGTCGCTATGACTCGCCCCGTCTATCAGTGCTATCTCTATATCGCCAACCACTGCCGCTTCACTAAAAAAGCGGGGATCACCAGTCAGCTCCATGAAACCGGTATAGGCTACCTGCTTGGCATAGAAGAAAAAGCCTGCGAGTTTTCGCTTATCGAAACATCTGCAAAACGTCTGATGAGTGAGGCGATTAGTGTCTGTGAGATGGCGGATGATGTCTCAAGCCAAGTCTTAGAGAAAATGTCGGATGACCAAGAGTTATTAGCACCTAAGGTGCTTAAACGTCGACTCTACACTCCATGGCGTGTCGGCAGTTATTCGGGCCTGGTAAAAGACTTGCCTCATGAGCGGGTGCTGCCGGGGGCGGATGATGAAGCCTTTCCGGAACTCGAGGAGATCAAGGATGAGCTTGACCCTCTGCCTTCTCGTTTCACCTTCGAGCGCGGTGCTAATGCAGGTAGCTTTATGCACTTAGTGCTCGAGCTGATTGACTTTACCCAAGCCGAAAATGGACTCACCGAACAGTTACCTGTCGCCATGGAGAGGTATGGCATCGATGAGTCCTGGCTCGACGTGCTGACTCACTGGTATTTGGATCTACTCGATGCGCCCATCGTACAGGATGGCTCACTCAAACTTGGGCAGTTAACCAATAACCAGAAACTGGTGGAGATGGAATTCTACCTCCCTATCGCGGCGCTAAAGGCCGATAAGCTCAATGCATTACTCCAAGAGTATGGCTACAGCGCGGGGCTTAACTTCGAGTCGCTCAAAGGCATGCTCAAAGGCTTTATCGATTTGACCTTCGAGCATCAGGGTCAATTTTATATCGCCGATTATAAGTCTAACCATCTGGGCGATGATTTCACCCATTATGGGCCCGATTCAATGCGCGGCGCGATCCGCAGCCATAGATACGATCTGCAGTACATCATCTATACCCTGGCGTTACACAGATATTTGAGCCTGAGAATGCCTGATTACGATTATGACCGACATATTGGCGGCAGTTATTACCTCTTCCTGCGAGGTATGTCCGTCGGTGCACCTATGTCTGGGGTTTTCTATGATAAGCCAGCTAAGGGGCTTATCGAGTCACTCGATGCTCTGTTCGACGATGAGCAAACTGAATCAGATGCTCCATCAGCCCAAACAGCACAAGCGCAAATAGAACAGACGGAGCTTAAGCTATGA